A region of Chloroflexaceae bacterium DNA encodes the following proteins:
- the hisD gene encoding histidinol dehydrogenase, with translation MAIPIIADLAVARATVLLRRPLDEDAATTAAVAAIIAEVRSGGDMALRACSERFDGVAPAMLEVPRERWRAAAEALPADLREALSLAVAEIRRFHERQTRNTWIDFSVEGARGQLVVPLQRVGVYVPGGAAPLPSSLIHAAVPARVAGVSEIVVCSPPRGESGEPAEVVLAAAWIAGVDRVFAVGGAQAIAALAYGTESVPRVDKIVGPGNRYVIQAKRLVFGAVGIESLPGPTETLVIADAAANPRYVAADLLAQAEHLDASAILLTDSPELARAVQAEVSRQLEALPAANARAAAEAVKRRGAIVLTPDLDTAFDLANAYGPEHLCLLLTDPWACVGKVRNAGGVFLGEQSFEVLGDYCAGPSHIMPTEGTARYASPVNVDDFRKVISLIAVNDIALARIGPAARRIAEAEGLFAHAAAVQARLDNHV, from the coding sequence ATGGCCATCCCGATCATCGCCGACCTGGCGGTGGCCCGCGCCACCGTGCTGCTCCGCCGTCCCCTGGATGAAGATGCCGCGACCACCGCGGCAGTGGCGGCGATTATCGCTGAGGTGCGCTCTGGCGGCGATATGGCCCTGCGGGCATGCAGCGAGCGCTTTGACGGCGTGGCCCCGGCGATGCTGGAAGTGCCCCGCGAGCGCTGGCGCGCGGCGGCTGAGGCGCTCCCCGCCGATCTGCGCGAGGCCCTGAGCCTGGCCGTGGCCGAGATCCGCCGCTTTCACGAGCGTCAGACGCGCAACACCTGGATTGATTTCAGCGTCGAAGGAGCACGAGGCCAACTCGTGGTTCCGCTGCAACGGGTAGGCGTGTACGTGCCGGGCGGCGCGGCCCCGTTGCCCTCGTCGCTGATCCACGCCGCCGTGCCGGCGCGCGTCGCCGGAGTCAGCGAGATTGTGGTCTGCTCGCCGCCCCGAGGCGAAAGCGGCGAACCAGCCGAGGTGGTGCTCGCCGCCGCCTGGATTGCCGGGGTGGATCGGGTCTTCGCCGTAGGGGGCGCGCAGGCCATCGCCGCGCTGGCATATGGCACCGAAAGTGTGCCGCGGGTGGACAAAATCGTCGGGCCGGGCAATCGCTACGTAATCCAGGCTAAGCGCCTCGTCTTCGGCGCAGTAGGCATCGAGAGCCTGCCCGGGCCAACCGAGACTCTGGTCATCGCTGACGCTGCGGCCAATCCACGCTATGTGGCCGCGGATCTCCTCGCCCAGGCCGAGCATCTCGACGCCAGCGCCATCCTGCTGACCGATTCGCCGGAACTGGCGCGGGCCGTGCAGGCCGAGGTCAGCCGGCAACTCGAGGCCCTGCCGGCGGCGAACGCCCGCGCCGCTGCCGAGGCCGTCAAGCGGCGCGGCGCAATCGTGCTCACCCCCGATCTGGACACGGCCTTCGACCTGGCCAATGCCTATGGCCCCGAACACCTCTGCCTGCTGCTGACCGACCCGTGGGCCTGCGTCGGCAAGGTGCGCAATGCCGGCGGCGTGTTTCTCGGAGAGCAGTCCTTCGAGGTGCTGGGCGACTACTGCGCCGGCCCCTCGCACATCATGCCGACGGAGGGCACGGCGCGCTACGCCTCGCCAGTGAACGTTGATGACTTTCGCAAAGTGATCTCGCTCATTGCGGTCAACGACATCGCCCTTGCCCGGATCGGACCGGCGGCGCGCCGGATCGCCGAGGCCGAGGGCCTCTTCGCCCACGCCGCCGCCGTGCAGGCCCGTCTGGATAATCACGTGTAG
- a CDS encoding YggT family protein → MSGFLETFISLLFQALLFAILGRVLVSWIDPLGNLRVTQILRDITEPILAPIRSVIPTIGMIDLSPLVAILLIQLLQGLIINAIR, encoded by the coding sequence ATGTCGGGCTTTCTCGAAACGTTTATCAGCCTGCTGTTTCAAGCGCTCCTGTTTGCCATCCTCGGGCGGGTGCTGGTCTCGTGGATCGATCCGCTGGGCAACCTGCGGGTGACGCAGATCCTCCGTGATATTACCGAGCCAATCCTGGCGCCCATCCGCAGCGTGATTCCTACCATCGGAATGATTGACCTCTCGCCGCTGGTGGCGATCCTGCTGATCCAGTTGCTCCAGGGATTGATCATAAACGCGATTCGTTAG
- a CDS encoding fused MFS/spermidine synthase, with the protein MTNSPPRTDSFLLSVVFLAGVGTLGVEMVMPRLLAPYFGTSQPIWAVVIGMTLVYLAAGYWLGGQLADRRPERRLLFWLIAWAGLLTALVPLVARPFLQLAQSSLRGVAAGGFLGALAGVILLFAAPVILMATVGPFAVRLQLHQARQGVAEAGRAAGTISALSTIGSIVGTFLTVLVLIPLIGTRATIFLFAGFLAALGAIGLRDWRALLMLAGVAGLALVHSTLVSTIKTADCRGCTLIAERESSHNYIQVAEQTISYTSGAVDRRRVLILNEGQAIHSVYRLKYRETGDPLDLLTDGGPWDYFAVAPYLYPAMRPAEVQSLAVLGSAAGSVPKQFLAIYGPETLIDAVEIDPAIIEMGRRYFDMEDLDPAYPRYTTYAQDARAWLAAAPRRYDVIGMDAYQQPYVPFHLATVEFFRDVRAHLTPRGVAVVNAGRPSSGDDRLVNALASTMLAVFPEVYVIDTRFSNALLVGMNAPVGDGATHFIENAAVMATLAEDEPRYRALQLVMYWALNEGRFGPVRPFMPAEARYAPFTDDRAPIERLIDDLILSEAARRQTR; encoded by the coding sequence ATGACCAATTCGCCTCCACGCACCGACAGCTTTCTGTTGAGCGTCGTCTTTCTCGCCGGGGTCGGCACCCTGGGCGTAGAAATGGTGATGCCGCGCCTGCTGGCGCCCTACTTCGGAACCTCGCAGCCGATCTGGGCAGTGGTGATCGGCATGACCCTGGTCTATCTGGCCGCAGGGTACTGGCTCGGCGGGCAACTGGCTGACCGGCGACCGGAGCGTCGGCTGCTCTTCTGGCTGATCGCCTGGGCCGGGCTGCTCACGGCGCTGGTGCCCCTGGTGGCGCGCCCGTTCCTGCAACTGGCCCAGTCCTCGCTGCGGGGCGTGGCCGCGGGCGGCTTTCTGGGCGCGCTGGCCGGAGTGATCCTGCTCTTCGCCGCCCCGGTGATCCTGATGGCCACGGTGGGGCCATTTGCCGTGCGTTTGCAGTTGCACCAGGCCCGGCAGGGCGTGGCCGAGGCAGGGCGAGCCGCGGGCACGATTTCGGCCCTCTCCACTATCGGCTCGATTGTCGGCACCTTTCTCACCGTGCTGGTGTTGATCCCCCTGATCGGCACCAGGGCGACGATCTTCCTCTTCGCCGGCTTCCTGGCGGCGCTTGGCGCCATCGGGCTGCGCGACTGGCGCGCCCTGCTCATGCTCGCCGGCGTGGCCGGGCTGGCGCTCGTCCACTCCACGCTGGTCTCGACTATCAAGACGGCCGACTGCCGTGGCTGCACGCTGATTGCCGAACGCGAATCGAGCCACAACTACATTCAGGTGGCCGAGCAAACGATCAGTTATACATCGGGCGCGGTTGACCGGCGGCGGGTGTTAATCCTGAACGAAGGGCAGGCCATCCATTCGGTCTACCGCCTTAAGTATCGCGAGACCGGCGACCCGCTCGATCTGTTGACCGATGGCGGGCCATGGGATTATTTCGCCGTGGCGCCCTACCTCTACCCGGCGATGCGCCCCGCCGAGGTGCAGAGCCTGGCCGTGCTCGGCTCGGCGGCGGGCAGCGTTCCCAAGCAGTTCCTCGCCATTTATGGGCCGGAGACGCTGATAGACGCGGTAGAGATTGACCCGGCGATCATCGAGATGGGCCGGCGATACTTCGACATGGAGGATCTCGACCCGGCGTATCCGCGCTACACAACCTATGCTCAGGATGCCCGCGCCTGGCTGGCCGCCGCTCCCCGGCGCTATGACGTGATCGGGATGGACGCCTACCAGCAGCCCTACGTGCCGTTTCATCTGGCTACGGTGGAGTTTTTCCGCGACGTGCGGGCGCATCTCACGCCGCGGGGGGTGGCCGTGGTCAACGCCGGGCGACCCTCCAGCGGCGATGACCGTCTGGTCAACGCCCTGGCCTCGACAATGCTGGCGGTCTTCCCGGAGGTGTATGTGATTGACACGCGCTTCTCGAACGCCCTGCTGGTGGGCATGAACGCGCCGGTGGGGGATGGCGCGACGCATTTCATCGAAAACGCGGCCGTTATGGCGACCCTGGCAGAAGACGAGCCACGCTACCGCGCTCTGCAACTGGTGATGTACTGGGCCCTCAACGAAGGGCGCTTCGGACCGGTGCGGCCCTTTATGCCGGCTGAAGCTCGCTACGCGCCCTTCACCGACGACCGGGCCCCTATCGAACGTCTGATTGACGACCTCATCCTGAGCGAAGCCGCTCGCCGACAGACGCGCTGA
- a CDS encoding HNH endonuclease: MGALGQRVLVLNASYEPLQLISVRRALILLLQEKAELVEAATQQLRARSISFDVPLVIRLVRYIRIPRRMKLPCSRRGVFARDRETCQYCGAQPGRANLTMDHVIPRSQGGTTTWDNVVTACRDCNHRKGGRTPEQANMVLLTTPRQPQYVAFALLGEIERHDVWRKYAFG, encoded by the coding sequence GTGGGTGCCTTGGGACAACGAGTACTCGTTCTCAACGCCAGCTACGAGCCGCTGCAACTGATCTCGGTTCGGCGCGCTCTCATCCTGCTGCTTCAGGAAAAGGCGGAGTTGGTCGAGGCCGCCACGCAGCAACTCCGCGCCCGCTCAATTAGCTTCGACGTACCCCTTGTTATTCGCCTTGTGCGCTATATCCGCATTCCACGTCGCATGAAATTGCCCTGCTCGCGGCGAGGCGTCTTCGCACGCGACCGTGAAACCTGCCAGTACTGCGGGGCGCAGCCCGGGCGGGCCAATCTGACGATGGATCACGTGATCCCCCGCTCTCAGGGCGGCACAACCACGTGGGACAATGTGGTAACGGCCTGCCGCGACTGCAACCATCGCAAAGGCGGGCGCACGCCTGAACAGGCGAATATGGTGCTGCTAACCACCCCGCGGCAGCCGCAGTATGTCGCCTTCGCCCTGCTGGGCGAGATCGAACGCCACGATGTCTGGCGCAAGTATGCCTTCGGCTAA
- a CDS encoding YraN family protein codes for MPSAKARLGRFGEAAAAAYLQRNGFALVARNWRCSAGEIDLVATDGDQVIFVEVRTRRAGGATPVPPETSVNAHKARRLVQLAYAYLAEHEGSADRAWRIDVIAVEVDRAGRIARLEHIEHAVEIGS; via the coding sequence ATGCCTTCGGCTAAGGCCAGGCTGGGCCGCTTCGGCGAAGCGGCTGCTGCAGCGTACCTGCAACGCAACGGTTTCGCCCTCGTCGCGCGAAACTGGCGCTGCTCCGCGGGAGAAATTGACCTGGTTGCCACCGACGGCGACCAGGTCATTTTCGTGGAAGTGCGCACGCGACGGGCGGGCGGCGCAACGCCTGTGCCACCCGAAACCAGTGTGAACGCGCATAAAGCGCGGCGCCTCGTTCAACTCGCCTATGCCTATCTCGCCGAGCACGAGGGCAGCGCCGACCGCGCCTGGCGGATTGACGTGATTGCCGTTGAAGTGGACCGCGCCGGGCGCATCGCCCGGCTGGAGCACATTGAGCATGCTGTAGAAATTGGGTCCTAG
- a CDS encoding dTDP-4-dehydrorhamnose 3,5-epimerase family protein, translating into MTIIERAGPAHAREVTVEWLRSIPYVIQSPYRPPTIAGVIVKDLTVHLDGRGDVIELWSRPWMDSDGLLMPAHVYQSATDYGVTKCWHLHNDHTDQFTVTRGKLQVTLVDIRPDSPTFGHVNPIFLGSQKPRLIKIPPMIMHGWKALSQPEVIVINLQSHVYDPADEFKLPWDCVLTEVWEPRNG; encoded by the coding sequence ATGACCATTATTGAACGCGCAGGACCTGCCCACGCCCGAGAGGTGACGGTGGAATGGTTGCGGAGCATTCCCTACGTTATCCAGTCGCCGTATCGCCCGCCTACGATTGCCGGAGTGATTGTCAAGGATCTGACGGTGCATCTCGATGGCCGCGGAGATGTTATTGAACTCTGGAGCCGCCCCTGGATGGACAGCGACGGTCTGCTGATGCCGGCGCACGTCTATCAGAGCGCTACCGATTATGGCGTTACGAAGTGCTGGCACCTGCACAACGACCATACCGACCAGTTCACCGTGACGCGCGGCAAATTGCAGGTCACCCTGGTGGATATTCGACCTGATTCGCCCACCTTCGGCCATGTGAACCCGATCTTCCTTGGCAGCCAGAAGCCCCGCCTGATCAAGATTCCGCCGATGATTATGCACGGCTGGAAGGCTCTCTCACAACCTGAGGTGATTGTGATCAATTTGCAATCTCACGTTTATGACCCTGCCGACGAGTTTAAGCTGCCCTGGGATTGCGTGCTGACCGAGGTATGGGAGCCGCGCAACGGGTGA
- a CDS encoding sigma-70 family RNA polymerase sigma factor — protein MTAPLLHNDLIRRARAADPEALGAIYEHYGPAIYRYIYFRVGDTELARDLHSEVFVRVLEGIDRYEDRGWSISAWLYRIAYARTIDALRRKERHVQVDLEPADLATDGPDTELDEQLNRAALRRAFPRLCPAQRRVLMLRYIYGLSLDETARQMGRSVGAIKALQHRAIENLRRLVLEDLGEARR, from the coding sequence GTGACCGCGCCATTGCTCCACAACGACCTGATCCGTCGCGCCCGGGCCGCCGATCCTGAAGCCCTCGGCGCCATTTACGAGCACTACGGCCCGGCTATCTATCGCTACATTTATTTTCGGGTAGGTGACACAGAACTCGCCCGTGACCTGCACAGCGAGGTGTTCGTGCGCGTCCTGGAGGGTATTGATCGCTACGAGGATCGCGGCTGGTCAATCAGCGCCTGGCTCTACCGCATTGCCTATGCGCGCACGATTGACGCGCTGCGGCGGAAGGAGCGCCATGTGCAGGTCGATCTGGAGCCGGCCGATCTTGCTACTGATGGGCCGGACACGGAGCTGGACGAGCAACTCAACCGCGCCGCTCTGCGGCGCGCCTTTCCGCGCCTGTGTCCTGCGCAGCGCCGGGTGCTCATGCTGCGCTACATCTACGGATTAAGCCTCGACGAGACGGCGCGACAGATGGGCCGCAGTGTCGGGGCGATTAAGGCGCTGCAGCACCGGGCCATCGAGAACCTGCGCCGTCTGGTGCTGGAGGATCTGGGAGAGGCCAGACGATAA
- a CDS encoding site-2 protease family protein has product MRNIFTPPADDIGLRGKNEPLELLKAWSGTSLAFAIYLMGGQVLNRAFWPVLLAAAATCGIGFVVHELAHRMVARRFGATAHFVANDPWLLISIALAFLRVFIAAPGAVWHQGYLTPRQSGLIALAGPASNLALAVLFLVAALWLVPPGVVVLGLPLGMVLRIGYSINAWIGLFNMIPAGPFDGAKVLAWDWRVFGVTVAIGLLLTFVIRV; this is encoded by the coding sequence GTGCGAAATATTTTCACCCCTCCGGCCGATGACATCGGTCTACGAGGCAAGAACGAGCCGCTTGAGTTGTTGAAGGCCTGGAGCGGCACCTCCCTGGCCTTTGCTATCTATCTCATGGGGGGGCAGGTGCTCAATCGGGCCTTCTGGCCGGTTCTGCTGGCCGCGGCGGCAACCTGCGGGATTGGCTTTGTGGTGCACGAACTGGCGCACCGGATGGTAGCGCGGCGCTTCGGCGCGACGGCGCATTTCGTAGCCAACGATCCCTGGTTGCTGATCTCCATCGCTCTGGCGTTTCTGCGGGTCTTTATCGCCGCGCCCGGAGCGGTGTGGCATCAGGGCTACCTCACGCCTCGTCAGAGCGGCCTGATTGCGCTGGCCGGCCCCGCGAGCAACCTGGCGCTGGCTGTGCTCTTTCTGGTGGCAGCGTTATGGCTCGTCCCGCCGGGAGTCGTGGTGCTGGGGCTGCCCCTTGGAATGGTTCTGCGAATCGGGTATTCCATCAACGCCTGGATTGGCCTGTTCAATATGATCCCCGCGGGCCCCTTCGACGGGGCCAAGGTGCTGGCCTGGGACTGGCGGGTCTTCGGGGTGACTGTGGCCATCGGCTTGCTGTTGACCTTCGTGATACGGGTGTAA
- the tpiA gene encoding triose-phosphate isomerase — protein MRTPIIAGNWKMYKTVGEAVELVKALLGGLNVGNDREVVVCPPFTALYAVRPLLVGTGVALGAQNVHHEQEGAYTGEIAPGMLVDVGCKYVIIGHSERRQYFGESDASVNRKLHAARAAGLRPIVCVGESKPQRDAGEAEPIVTAQVRAALEGVSAEQMADVVIAYEPIWAIGTGDTATPADAQAMHLAIRRILAELYGDAVAQMVRIQYGGSVKPDNIDDLMAQPDIDGALVGGASLKAESFLRIVHYR, from the coding sequence ATGCGGACGCCAATCATCGCCGGAAACTGGAAGATGTACAAGACCGTGGGTGAGGCCGTCGAACTGGTGAAGGCGCTGCTCGGCGGGCTCAACGTGGGCAACGACCGCGAGGTGGTGGTGTGTCCGCCCTTTACAGCGCTCTATGCCGTGCGCCCGCTGCTGGTAGGCACCGGCGTGGCCCTGGGGGCGCAGAATGTGCACCACGAACAGGAAGGGGCCTACACCGGCGAAATTGCTCCTGGCATGCTGGTAGACGTGGGATGCAAATACGTGATCATTGGTCACAGCGAACGGCGGCAGTACTTCGGCGAAAGCGACGCCAGCGTCAATCGCAAGCTGCACGCCGCCCGCGCCGCTGGCCTGCGCCCCATCGTCTGCGTGGGGGAGAGCAAGCCGCAGCGCGATGCGGGCGAAGCCGAGCCAATCGTGACGGCGCAGGTGCGGGCCGCGCTCGAGGGGGTCAGCGCCGAGCAGATGGCCGATGTCGTGATTGCCTATGAGCCGATCTGGGCCATCGGCACCGGCGACACCGCCACGCCCGCCGACGCCCAGGCGATGCACCTGGCGATTCGTCGCATCCTCGCCGAGTTGTACGGGGACGCCGTCGCCCAGATGGTGCGCATCCAGTATGGCGGCAGCGTCAAACCTGACAACATTGACGACCTCATGGCTCAACCGGATATTGATGGCGCGCTGGTTGGCGGGGCCTCGCTCAAGGCCGAGAGCTTCCTGCGGATTGTGCACTACCGGTAG
- a CDS encoding hemolysin family protein: protein MVSEIAIILALIFANGVFAGMELAILGAKRGRLEQKAEHGNRGARAALQLQDDPNRFLSAVQIGITLIGILTGAFGGVRIAGQIAPLIREWPWIGAYANQVAFFGVVLLITYLTLVFGELVPKRVALLKSELYATLAAPPMILIARLTSPIVALLSASTQLVLRIIGLGTTAEAQVTEEDIRALVREGAEEGTVEPQEREFIESIFKFSDRAVRHIMTPRRDVEMIEADATLGEVLDRVLESGYSRFPVYQSSPDQIVGVVHVRDLLMLYRREGEGARVRDVVSPPLYVPENSRAFALLATFRKSRRHMALVVGELGGIEGVVTLEDVLEEIVGEIADEFDEATTPPVVRREDGSLLVEGSLAIDEVKALLDVEELPEEETYRFDTLAGFVISLLGKIPGTGEVVHWDKWRFEVVDMDGLRVDKVLISESQQQSQHSE from the coding sequence ATGGTATCCGAGATCGCGATCATTCTGGCGCTGATCTTCGCCAACGGCGTCTTCGCGGGCATGGAACTCGCCATCCTGGGAGCGAAGCGTGGCCGGCTCGAGCAAAAGGCGGAACACGGCAATCGGGGCGCCAGGGCCGCGCTGCAACTCCAGGATGATCCCAACCGGTTCCTCTCGGCTGTCCAGATCGGGATAACGTTGATTGGCATCCTGACCGGCGCCTTCGGTGGCGTGCGCATCGCGGGACAGATCGCTCCGCTGATCCGCGAGTGGCCCTGGATCGGAGCCTACGCCAATCAGGTGGCCTTTTTCGGCGTGGTGCTGCTGATTACCTACCTGACCCTGGTTTTTGGCGAACTGGTGCCCAAACGGGTGGCGCTGCTCAAGTCCGAGTTGTACGCCACGCTGGCAGCACCACCAATGATCCTGATCGCTCGCCTGACCAGCCCGATCGTGGCGCTGCTCTCGGCCTCCACCCAACTGGTGCTGCGGATCATCGGGCTGGGCACTACGGCGGAGGCCCAGGTGACGGAAGAGGATATTCGCGCCCTGGTGCGCGAGGGAGCCGAAGAAGGCACGGTCGAACCTCAGGAACGCGAATTCATCGAGAGCATCTTCAAATTCAGCGACCGCGCCGTGCGCCATATTATGACCCCGCGGCGCGATGTGGAGATGATCGAGGCCGATGCCACCCTGGGCGAGGTGCTCGACCGGGTGCTGGAAAGCGGCTATTCGCGCTTCCCGGTCTACCAGAGCTCGCCAGACCAGATCGTCGGCGTGGTCCACGTGCGGGATCTGCTGATGCTCTACCGGCGCGAGGGTGAGGGCGCGCGGGTACGTGACGTGGTCTCACCGCCGCTCTATGTGCCCGAGAACAGTCGCGCCTTTGCGCTGCTGGCCACCTTCCGCAAGAGTCGTCGCCATATGGCCCTGGTCGTGGGTGAACTGGGCGGCATCGAAGGCGTCGTCACGCTGGAGGATGTGCTCGAAGAGATCGTTGGCGAGATTGCCGATGAATTCGATGAAGCCACAACCCCGCCAGTGGTGCGCCGGGAGGATGGTTCCCTGCTGGTAGAAGGCTCGCTGGCCATCGACGAGGTCAAGGCGCTCCTCGACGTGGAGGAACTGCCCGAGGAAGAGACCTACCGCTTCGACACCCTCGCCGGCTTTGTGATCAGTCTGCTGGGGAAGATACCCGGCACCGGCGAGGTGGTGCACTGGGATAAGTGGCGTTTTGAAGTGGTAGATATGGACGGCTTACGGGTGGATAAAGTGCTGATCTCCGAGTCGCAGCAGCAATCGCAGCACTCTGAGTAG
- a CDS encoding VWA domain-containing protein: MAGEVTLRATLARPYLAAQTAQVAYVLIEVQPTEVLAQVRMPVNVAFVLDRSGSMKGEKIERVRQAVSMAIDLLDAQDIASIVIFDHRAEVLAPAAPVTDRQAIKERVARIRDAGGTKIAPAVDRALREISRDRSGAIRRLVLLTDGQTENENECLLRADDAGRLGVPITALGVGQDWNEDLLIEMANRSGGTADYIARPEEITEYFRTTVQRAQSVAVQNAILNLRLVQGITPRAVWQVLPMISNLGYQPLSDREVSVPLGELETGAGRALLIELLVDQRPAGTYRIGQAEVSYDVPALGRSGEKNRVDVLLTFTDDPQRLQQVHPGVMNVVEKVSAFKLQTRALQDLAQGDVAGATQKLKSAVTRLLNQGELELAQTMQQEIKNLEQSGQLSSEGQKTIKFQGRKTVRLSDIDLPKE; encoded by the coding sequence ATGGCAGGCGAAGTGACCTTGCGGGCAACCCTCGCGCGCCCGTATCTTGCAGCGCAAACGGCGCAAGTCGCCTATGTCTTGATCGAAGTGCAACCGACGGAAGTGCTTGCCCAGGTGCGGATGCCGGTGAACGTCGCGTTTGTGCTCGACCGTTCAGGCTCGATGAAGGGCGAGAAGATCGAACGGGTGCGCCAGGCGGTCAGTATGGCGATTGACCTGCTGGACGCCCAGGATATTGCGTCAATTGTAATCTTCGACCATCGCGCCGAGGTGCTGGCGCCCGCCGCGCCGGTGACCGACCGGCAGGCGATCAAGGAGCGCGTGGCGCGCATCCGCGACGCTGGCGGCACCAAGATCGCACCCGCAGTTGATCGTGCGCTGCGCGAGATCAGTCGCGACCGTTCGGGCGCGATCCGGCGCCTGGTGCTGTTGACCGATGGCCAGACCGAAAACGAAAACGAGTGCCTCCTGCGCGCCGACGACGCGGGGCGGCTCGGCGTGCCGATCACCGCGCTTGGCGTCGGCCAGGATTGGAACGAGGATCTGCTGATCGAAATGGCCAATCGCTCCGGCGGCACTGCTGATTACATCGCGCGTCCTGAGGAGATCACGGAGTATTTCCGCACCACGGTGCAGCGGGCCCAGAGCGTCGCCGTCCAGAACGCCATCCTGAACCTGCGGCTGGTGCAGGGCATTACGCCGCGGGCGGTGTGGCAGGTGCTGCCCATGATCAGCAACCTGGGGTACCAACCCCTCTCGGACCGCGAGGTCAGCGTGCCCCTTGGCGAGCTTGAAACCGGCGCGGGCCGGGCGCTGCTGATCGAACTGCTGGTGGACCAGCGCCCCGCGGGCACGTACCGCATCGGCCAGGCCGAGGTAAGTTATGACGTGCCGGCGCTGGGGCGCAGTGGGGAAAAGAACCGCGTGGACGTCCTGCTTACCTTTACCGACGACCCGCAACGGCTCCAGCAGGTCCATCCCGGCGTGATGAACGTGGTCGAGAAGGTGAGCGCCTTCAAACTGCAAACGCGCGCGCTCCAGGATCTGGCGCAGGGTGATGTGGCGGGCGCCACTCAGAAACTCAAGAGCGCTGTGACGCGCCTGCTGAACCAGGGCGAACTCGAACTGGCGCAAACCATGCAGCAGGAGATCAAGAATCTAGAACAGAGCGGGCAACTGTCGAGTGAAGGTCAGAAAACGATCAAGTTCCAGGGGCGCAAAACAGTGCGCCTGAGTGATATTGATCTCCCAAAAGAGTGA
- the surE gene encoding 5'/3'-nucleotidase SurE, with amino-acid sequence MYILITNDDGYQSEGLTALRAALSQVGEVAVVAPDRNWSAAGHYRKLFDPLRAWEGALLDGSPALICDGTPADCVALAIMGLLPRKPDLVVSGINLGANLGTDLLYSGTVAAAMEGIMFGVPGVAVSQLRARNAPWDFRAAQEALVQLVEKVRERGLPQDVLLNLNVPARPPEEVRGIRIARLGRRSYRDELVVRYDPRGRPYYWINGSEPEDHADDGTDVAAVAEGYVSLTPVHMDLTSHYWLEVLREWGLEATP; translated from the coding sequence ATGTATATTCTCATCACCAACGACGATGGTTATCAGAGCGAAGGATTAACAGCCCTGCGCGCGGCGTTAAGCCAGGTGGGAGAGGTGGCCGTGGTGGCCCCTGACCGCAACTGGAGCGCGGCGGGCCATTATCGCAAGCTGTTCGACCCGCTGCGGGCCTGGGAAGGCGCGCTCCTCGACGGCAGCCCGGCCCTGATCTGCGACGGCACGCCAGCCGATTGCGTGGCGCTGGCGATTATGGGCCTGTTGCCACGGAAACCCGACCTGGTTGTCTCAGGGATCAACCTTGGCGCCAATCTGGGGACGGACCTCCTGTACTCGGGAACCGTCGCTGCGGCAATGGAAGGAATCATGTTCGGGGTTCCGGGCGTGGCCGTGTCCCAACTGCGGGCCAGAAACGCCCCCTGGGACTTCCGGGCGGCTCAGGAAGCGCTGGTGCAACTGGTGGAGAAGGTGCGCGAGCGGGGTCTGCCGCAGGACGTGCTTCTGAACCTCAACGTGCCGGCGCGTCCGCCAGAAGAAGTGCGCGGTATCCGTATCGCCCGTCTGGGTCGCCGTTCGTACCGCGATGAACTGGTGGTGCGTTATGATCCCAGGGGCCGGCCGTACTACTGGATCAACGGCTCGGAGCCAGAGGATCACGCCGACGATGGCACCGATGTGGCCGCCGTGGCCGAAGGCTACGTCAGTCTGACGCCGGTGCATATGGATCTGACCAGCCATTACTGGCTGGAGGTGTTACGGGAGTGGGGATTGGAAGCGACGCCCTGA